One window of Sulfuricurvum sp. IAE1 genomic DNA carries:
- a CDS encoding metal ABC transporter permease, whose translation MLEMFDYPFMQRAFIAGLMIAVLASLSGSFIVLRRYSLLSETLAHVSLVGVAVGLLFGIAPLWMAVAASLIASWLIEYLRSIHGMYSDSVLAIFLSGSLALAIVIVSLAGSFNASLFSYLFGSILSVSVKDLWVMGIAGGVAMALLILFFKELYFIAFDEDVARSGGIKVTMLNFMLVSVIAVIIALSIRVVGTLLIGALMVIPPVAAIRFGLGFYPTTLLSIAISLISVVIGLSASYLFSLPSGAAIVLCLLAFFIVALVINRR comes from the coding sequence ATGTTGGAAATGTTTGATTACCCCTTTATGCAGCGTGCTTTTATCGCGGGATTGATGATCGCCGTCCTTGCTTCTTTGAGCGGTTCGTTTATCGTCCTTCGCCGCTATTCGCTCCTCAGTGAAACGCTGGCGCACGTGTCGCTGGTCGGAGTTGCCGTCGGTCTGCTGTTCGGGATCGCTCCGTTATGGATGGCGGTCGCCGCATCGCTGATCGCCTCATGGTTGATAGAGTATCTGCGCAGTATTCACGGGATGTATTCGGATTCGGTGCTCGCCATTTTTCTCTCCGGCTCCCTCGCCCTTGCCATCGTGATCGTTTCTTTGGCAGGGTCGTTTAACGCCTCTTTGTTCAGCTACCTGTTCGGTTCGATTCTCTCGGTAAGCGTTAAGGATTTGTGGGTGATGGGGATTGCAGGTGGGGTGGCGATGGCGCTGCTGATTCTCTTTTTCAAAGAACTTTACTTCATCGCGTTCGATGAAGACGTTGCCCGCTCAGGGGGCATCAAAGTAACCATGCTCAACTTTATGCTCGTCAGCGTTATCGCCGTCATTATCGCCCTTTCGATTCGTGTCGTCGGTACGCTTTTAATCGGCGCATTGATGGTGATCCCTCCCGTCGCCGCGATCCGATTCGGGCTCGGTTTTTATCCCACCACGCTTCTCTCTATCGCTATCTCTCTTATTTCGGTCGTTATCGGACTGAGCGCTTCCTATCTCTTCTCGCTTCCCAGCGGTGCGGCGATCGTACTGTGCCTCCTGGCGTTTTTCATCGTCGCCTTGGTGATCAACCGCCGATGA
- a CDS encoding methyltransferase domain-containing protein — translation MNNACHEFSRYAAEYGSRNVIQRHVADKLISSTQDYPKRILDLGCGSGTLYWLIDWEIERFVGIDFSASMLEHHPKASHVELILGNFNDPSLFERLRDERFDRIYSASALQWADDLDGVFHSLASLNTPMSLAIFTAGTFKTLHECAGVTPLLRSSDEVMAIAEKYMNARFEVLHTTLEFDSVREMLRYIKRSGVSGGRRVLDVARTKALMRDYPLKHLEFEVLFITSPSS, via the coding sequence ATGAACAACGCGTGTCATGAATTTTCCCGTTACGCGGCAGAGTACGGCAGCCGCAATGTCATCCAGCGCCATGTTGCGGATAAGCTGATCTCCTCGACGCAGGATTATCCCAAACGTATTTTGGATTTGGGATGCGGAAGCGGAACCCTCTACTGGCTGATCGACTGGGAGATCGAGCGTTTTGTCGGCATCGATTTCTCCGCTTCGATGCTGGAACATCATCCCAAAGCATCCCACGTCGAACTGATATTGGGCAACTTCAACGATCCCTCACTGTTTGAGAGATTGAGGGATGAACGCTTCGATCGCATTTACTCCGCCTCGGCGTTGCAATGGGCGGACGATCTGGACGGCGTTTTTCATTCCCTCGCTTCGCTCAATACCCCTATGTCGCTGGCGATCTTCACCGCAGGAACGTTTAAAACCCTTCATGAATGTGCGGGAGTCACTCCGCTGCTGCGTTCCAGTGATGAGGTGATGGCGATTGCCGAAAAATATATGAATGCCCGGTTCGAAGTGCTTCATACGACGTTGGAATTTGATTCGGTTCGGGAAATGCTCCGCTACATCAAGCGCAGCGGAGTGAGCGGCGGGCGACGCGTTTTGGACGTCGCCCGGACGAAGGCGCTGATGAGGGATTATCCTCTGAAGCATCTGGAATTTGAAGTGCTTTTCATCACTTCGCCGTCCTCCTAG